From a region of the Sesamum indicum cultivar Zhongzhi No. 13 linkage group LG3, S_indicum_v1.0, whole genome shotgun sequence genome:
- the LOC105159071 gene encoding uncharacterized protein LOC105159071 — MDPCPFVRLTVGNLAIKTSVAAKPARSAVHPSSSPCFCTIKLNNFLLQNAVVPYIPPETTQFPDGNSQTLAASFHLSKPDVDRLTGKSSLFSTSKRPQLKISVYSGRRGATCGLSSGRLLGKISVPLDLAAAESRAIVFHSGWINVGKEAKGMAQFHLNVKAEPEPRFVFEFDGEPECSPQVFQIRGSIRQPVFTCKFSFRTGDRNQRSRSLPPEHSSGARGWLTSFGSERERPGKERKGWSITIHDLSGSPVAAASMVTPFVASPGSDRVSRSNPGCWLILRPGDGTWKPWGRLEAWRERGAGDGLGYRFELIPDSAAAAGIVLAESTLSCSKGGKFVIDLNGNGNGTPTGTPKSAAASPGCSPRSSGDFGYGLWPYCMYRGFVMSASVEGEGRSGRGKTAAPQVEVSVQHVSCTEDAAAFVALSAALDLSIDACRLFSHKLRKELCPPQDLLF, encoded by the exons ATGGATCCTTGTCCTTTCGTGAGGTTAACCGTAGGGAATCTGGCCATAAAAACTTCGGTGGCCGCCAAGCCAGCTCGCTCCGCCGTGCACCCTTCATCGTCGCCTTGTTTCTGCACAATTAAGCTGAATAACTTCCTCCTCCAGAACGCTGTAGTGCCGTACATTCCGCCAGAGACCACCCAATTCCCCGACGGAAACTCTCAGACCCTCGCCGCGAGCTTCCACCTAAGTAAACCCGATGTCGACAGGCTTACTGGGAAATCCTCCCTTTTCTCCACCTCAAAGAGGCCGCAACTCAAAATATCGGTTTACTCCGGTCGGCGCGGGGCCACGTGCGGCCTGAGCTCCGGGCGTCTGCTGGGGAAAATTTCTGTGCCGTTGGATCTGGCGGCAGCGGAGTCCAGGGCTATAGTTTTCCACAGTGGGTGGATTAATGTGGGGAAAGAAGCGAAAGGCATGGCGCAGTTTCACCTGAATGTGAAGGCGGAGCCGGAGCCGAGATTCGTATTCGAGTTCGACGGAGAGCCCGAATGCAGCCCTCAGGTTTTCCAAATCCGGGGGTCTATTCGCCAGCCGGTTTTCACCTGCAAGTTCAGTTTTCGTACAGGCGACCGCAATCAACGCTCCAG GTCTTTACCACCGGAACACAGTAGTGGTGCAAGAGGTTGGTTAACTTCGTTCGGGAGTGAAAGAGAAAGGCccggaaaagaaagaaagggatGGTCCATCACCATCCACGATCTCTCCGGTTCGCCAGTTGCGGCCGCCTCGATGGTGACGCCATTCGTAGCCTCGCCCGGTTCGGACAGAGTGAGCCGGTCCAACCCCGGTTGCTGGCTCATTCTCCGGCCTGGAGACGGCACGTGGAAGCCCTGGGGCCGCCTCGAGGCTTGGCGTGAGCGTGGCGCCGGCGACGGTCTGGGCTACCGTTTCGAACTAATTCCAGACTCTGCTGCCGCCGCAGGCATTGTCTTAGCCGAGTCAACACTTAGCTGCAGCAAGGGAGGGAAATTCGTTATAGACTTGAACGGCAACGGCAATGGTACACCGACAGGTACGCCAAAAAGCGCCGCCGCATCCCCGGGCTGCAGCCCCCGGAGCAGTGGCGATTTCGGGTACGGCCTGTGGCCGTACTGCATGTATAGAGGATTTGTAATGTCGGCTAGCGTGGAAGGCGAGGGACGCAGCGGGAGGGGGAAAACGGCGGCCCCTCAGGTGGAAGTGAGCGTACAGCACGTAAGTTGCACGGAGGACGCAGCGGCATTCGTGGCATTGTCGGCGGCTCTGGACCTGAGCATAGACGCTTGCAGGCTTTTCTCTCATAAGCTCCGCAAGGAACTCTGCCCTCCTCAGGATTTACTCTTCTGA